GCCCCGCTGATGATGGCCATCATCAGCAGCACCAGAGCGCCTCGCGAGGTTTTGCGAGAAGAAGACGGCGTGGGCATGTCCGTCCGTGCTGAGTGTCTTGATGGGGGCGGACAGGGCGGCGGCGCGCCTGTTCAGGCGGCGTGCTGTCGCACGCTGAGCGTTTGCCCTTGGGCCAGCAGTGTCAGCAGCCGGTCGATGTTGGGGTGCTTGCCGGGGTGCAGGCGGGCGTCTTCGGTGTGCTCGGCGTACAACGCCAGTGCTTCCTGTGCCGCGGCTGGGGTGATGGCGCCATGTTTGGCCGCCATGGCCGCATACAAGGTCAGCGAGCCGGCCTGGCCCGGCTTGTTCTCGATCGTGGCCACACACTCACCTGCAGCGTCGAGCAGGTCAATCGCGGCCAGGTGGGCCGCCGAGGGCAGATTTTTCAGGTTGTCAGCAAAGGCCATGGATGCTCCGTTGGCCGAGGTGTCTGTCGAGAACCTCGGA
This genomic window from Aquabacterium sp. A3 contains:
- a CDS encoding DUF2322 family protein gives rise to the protein MAFADNLKNLPSAAHLAAIDLLDAAGECVATIENKPGQAGSLTLYAAMAAKHGAITPAAAQEALALYAEHTEDARLHPGKHPNIDRLLTLLAQGQTLSVRQHAA